The genomic window GGTGCAGGGTCTCCATGTTGCCGGTGTCGGGGGCCGCGCAGTTGAGCGCCTCGGGGGCGATCTCCAGGCTCCAGCCGGTGATCTCGGCCAGCGGCGCGTATTCCAGGTTGGTCAGGCCCGACTCCGCCGGCAGGAACAGGTTCCACAGGCCCTGCGCCCGGGCCTTGATCTTGAGCTCCTCGACGATGGGCGGGACCGTGTGGTCGTGCGGGCCGGCTTCGTCGCGGTATTTGTCGTACTCGGCCTCGGCCGGAAAGACGTACTCGGTCATGAAGTCGGACAGTCGCTGGTGGTAGTCGCTGGCTTTGGCCGACATCGCGAAGTCCATTCCGTCACGATAGGACACCCGCGTGAACCCCCGGCGAGCAGACGCAGACTCGCGCGATTCGCTGAGAATTCATGCGATTCTATGCCTGCTCGCGGTGGGGCCGGCGGGAGACTCTGAAGTCATGACCGAATCCCGCCCACCGTTTCCCCCGTTCACCCACGAGACGGCGATCCAGAAGGTGCAGGCCGCTGAGGATTCCTGGAACACTCGCGATCCCGAGAAGGTCAGCCTGGCCTACACCCCCGACTCGCAGTGGCGAAACCGCAGCGAGCATGTCGTCGGCCGGGCCGAGATCGTGGCGTTTCTGACCCGCAAATGGCGACGCGAACTCGATTACGTGCTGCGCAAGAGCCTGTGGGATTTCCACGACAACCGGATCGCCGTGCGGTTCCAGTACGAGTGCCACGACGCCACCGGGCAGTGGTACCGCAGCTACGGCAACGAGCTGTGGGAATTCGCGCCTTCCGGTTTGATGGCGCGCCGGGAGGCAAGTATCAACGACGTGCCGATCGAGGAATCGGAACGGCGCTACTTCGGGCCGCGGCCGGCTGCCGAGCACGGTCAAGACATTCCGCTCTGGTAGTCCCCGCTAGGGTGTTCAACTCGGGCGGTGTTCGTATTCACGCAGCTTAGCTAAGGAAAGTAGATGTACGCGCCATGACAGAGCCGCAGGCCAATGCGATCAGGGTCGGGGTGGTTGCCGAGTCCGGGACCGATGAGCGGCGCGTCGCGCTGGTACCCAAGGCGGTCGCATCCCTGGTGAACAGCGGCGTGGCGGTCGTTGTCGAGTCCGGTGCGGGCGAGCGGGCGCTGCTGCCCGACGAGCTCTACACCCAGGCCGGCGCCACCATCGGCGACGCCTGGTCCGCCGACGTCGTTGTCAAAGTCGCGCCGCCGACCGCCGACGAGGTGGGCAAGCTGCACAGCGGCCAGACCCTGATCGGCTTCCTGGCCCCGCGCAATGCCGAAAACGTGATCGGTGCGCTGACGCAGGCGGGCGTGCAGGCATTCGCGCTGGAGGCGATCCCGCGCATCTCGCGAGCCCAGGCGATGGACGCGTTGTCGTCGCAGGGCAACGTGTCCGGCTACAAGGCCGTGCTGCTGGCGGCGTCGGAGTCCACCCGGTTTTTCCCGATGCTGACGACGGCGGCCGGAACGGTGAAGCCCGCCACGGTGCTGGTGCTCGGGGTCGGCGTGGCCGGCCTGCAGGCGCTGGCGACGGCGAAGCGGCTGGGCGCCCGCACTACCGGTTACGACGTTCGTCCGGAGGTCGCCGACCAGGTGCGCTCGGTGGGCGCGCAGTGGCTCGATATCGGAATCGATGCCGCCGGCGAGGGCGGCTATGCCCGCGAACTCACCGAGTCCGAACGCGCGCAGCAGCAGCAGGCGCTGGAGAAGGCGATCAGCGGGTTCGACGTCGTGATCACCACCGCGCTCGTTCCCGGCCGGCCGGCGCCGCGGCTGGTGACCGCCGCGGCCGTGCAGGCGATGAAGCCGGGCAGCGTCGTGGTCGACCTGGCCGGCGAGACCGGCGGCAACTGCGAGCTCACCGAGCCCGGGCGCACGGTCGTCAAGCATGACGTCACGATCGCCTCGCCGTTCAACCTGCCGGCCACCATGCCCGAGCACGCCAGCGAGCTCTACAGCAAGAACATCACCGCGTTGCTGGACCTGTTGATCGCCGACGGCAAGCTGGCACCGGATTTCGACGACGAGGTCGTCGCGGAGTCGTGTGTGACCCGCGGGAAGGATTCCTAGATGTACGACGAGCTGTTGGCTAACCTGGCGATCCTGGTGCTGTCCGGGTTCGTCGGGTTCGCGGTGATCTCCAAGGTCCCCAATACCCTGCACACGCCGCTGATGTCGGGGACGAATGCCATCCACGGCATCGTGGTACTCGGCGCGCTGGTGGTGTTCGGGGAAGTGGAGCATCCGTCGCTGGCGGTGCAGATCATCCTGTTCGTCGCGGTGGTGTTCGGGACCCTCAACGTCATCGGCGGGTTCATCGTCACCGACCGGATGCTGGGCATGTTCAAGGGGAAGAAGCCCGCCAAGGCGGACGAGGTCGCCAAGTGAACTACCTCGTCACGACCCTCTACATCATCTCGTTCGCGCTGTTCATCTATGGTCTGATGGGGCTGACCGGGCCCAAGACCGCAGTGCGTGGCAACCTGATCGCCGCGGTCGGTATGGTCATCGCCGTCGGCGCGACGCTGATCAAGATCCGGCACACCGAGTCGTGGGTGCTGATCATCGCCGGCCTGGTCGTCGGCGTCCTGCTGGGCGTGCCCCCGGCGCGGCTGACCAAGATGACCGCCATGCCGCAGCTGGTGGCGTTCTTCAACGGCGTGGGTGGCGGCACCGTCGCGCTGATCGCGCTGGCCGAATTCATTGAGACGAAGGGCTTTTCGGCCTTCCAGCACGGCGAATCGCCGACGGTGCACATCGTGGTGGCGTCGTTGTTCGCCGCGATCATCGGGTCGATCTCGTTCTGGGGCTCGATCATCGCGTTCGGCAAGTTGCAGGAGATCATCTCCGGCTCGCCGATCGGCTTCGGGCGGGCCCAACAGCCGATCAACCTGCTGCTGCTGGTCGCCGCGGTGGCCGCGGCCGTCGTCATCGGCCTGCACGCGCATCCCGGTACCGGCGGGGCTCCGCTGTGGTGGATGATCGGCCTGCTCGTCGCGGCCGGCGTGCTCGGCCTAATGGTGGTGCTGCCCATCGGCGGCGCCGACATGCCGGTGGTGATCTCGCTGCTCAACGCGATGACGGGGCTCTCGGCCGCGGCCGCGGGCCTGGCGCTGAACAACACCGCGATGATCGTGGCCGGCATGATCGTCGGCGCGTCGGGCTCGATCCTGACCAACCTGATGGCCAAGGCGATGAACCGCTCGATCCCGGCCATCGTCGCCGGCGGCTTCGGCGGCGGCGGGGTGGCGCCCAGCGGCGGGGACGGTGGCGACAAGACCGTCAAGGCCACCTCGGCCGCCGACGCCGCGATCCAGATGGCCTACGCCAACCAGGTGATCGTGGTGCCGGGTTACGGCCTGGCCGTCGCGCAGGCCCAGCACGCCGTCAAGGACATGGCGTCACTGCTGGAGAGCAAGGGCGTGACGGTCAAGTACGCGATCCACCCGGTGGCCGGCCGGATGCCCGGGCACATGAATGTCTTGCTGGCCGAGGCCGAGGTCGACTACGACGCGATGAAGGACATGGACGACATCAACGACGAGTTCGCCCGCACCGACGTGGCGATCGTCATCGGCGCCAACGACGTCACCAACCCGGCGGCCCGCAATGACGCCTCCAGTCCGATCTACGGCATGCCGATCCTCAACGTGGACAAGGCCAAGTCGGTGATCGTGCTCAAGCGGTCGATGAACTCCGGGTTCGCCGGCATCGACAACCCGCTGTTCTACGGCGAGGGCACCAGCATGCTGTTCGGCGATGCGAAGAAGTCGGTGACCGAGGTCGCCGAGGAACTCAAGGCCCTCTAGGGGCGGGCGTACCGCGCTCGCGCGGCGGCGACCCCTCAGCCGGGCAGGTCGGGCTGGTCAGACGGGCGGGTAAGCGGGCGGCGGGTAGCCGTGGCCGTCCTCGACGCCGCGCAGGCCCCAGGTGAGATACCGCATGAAGAACTCGATCTCGTCACTGCCGTCGTAGTCCGGGCTCGGATCCATCAGCGTTACCTCTCCCACCCGCGGTCTAGTTCGAAGTTCGAGTCTAGTCCCATCCGCAACGGTGCGACAGGCGGCGATGGTCTTAAACTGTCCAACCAGTTAGTTGGTACTTTGCCTTTGCCGGGCCGCACCGGAACCGTATACCGGCCCGCGGGCAGCGACGATAGCGAGAACAGATGTCATCGGAGAGCAGCACCGCCAACGGTTTGACGCGCCGCGAGGAGTTGCTGGCCGTGGCCACCAAGCTGTTCGCCGCGCGCGGCTATCACGGGACCCGGATGGACGACGTCGCCGACGTGATCGGCCTGAACAAGGCCACCGTCTACCACTACTACGCCAGCAAGTCGCTGATCCTTTTCGACATCTACCGCCAGGCCGCCGAGGGCACGTTGGCCGCCGTGCACGACGACCCGTCCTGGACCGCGCGCGAGGCGCTCTACCAGTACACGGTCCGGTTGCTCACCGGGATCGCGGCAGACCCCGAGCGCGCCGCGGTCTACTTCCAGGAGCAGCCCTACATCACCGAATGGTTCACCGACGAGCAGGTCGCCGAGGTCCGCGAAAAGGAAGCCCAGGTCTACCACCACGTGCACGGCCTCATCGACCGCGGGATCGCCAGCGGTGAGTTCTACGAGTGCGACTCGCACGTGCTGGCGCTGGGCTACATCGGCATGACGCTGGGCAGCTACCGCTGGCTGCGGCCCAGCGGGCGCCGGTCGGCCAAGGAGATCGCCGCGGAGTTCAGCACCGCGCTGTTGCGGGGGCTGATCCGCGACGAGGGCGTCCGCACGACGTCCCCGCTCGGGCCGTAGTTCCTAGCCGCGCGCGGCTGTCTGTCGAGCTAGGTCTTTCGCGCCGAACGTGCACTCGGCGTGGCAAATCCGCCGGGATCTCGCAGTGATTGCACGTTCGGCGCAACGAAGCCTCGCCGACGTCGCGACGGAAGCCACCCCGGTAGGCGCCACAGAAATTGTGGACTACTGTCTGGAAAAGTTTCAGGCTCAAGGGATGGAGGCTGTGATGGCGATCCGTGTCGCGCACGTCGGTACCGGAAATGTCGGAAGGCTTGCCCTCGCTGAGCTCGTCACCAACCCGCAATTTGAGTTGACCGGCGTGTGTGTCTCGACGCCCGAGAAGGTGGGCAAGGACGCGGGGGAACTCTGCGGCATCGGACTGGACGTGCCGGTCGAGACGGGGGTCAAAGCCGTCAACGACCTGGACACCCTGCTGGCCACCAAGCCCGAGTGCGTCGTCTACTGCGCCATGGGCGACACCCGGCTGCCCGACGCGATGGCCGACGTCATGCGCATCCTGGCCGCCGGCGTCAACGTGGTGGGGTCGTCGCCCGGGCTGCTGCAATTCCCGTGGGGCGTGATGCCCGATAAGTACATCGGGCGCGTGGAAGACGCTGCTAAGCAAGGTAATTCGAGCATCTTTATCAGCGGCGTCGACCCCGGGTTCGCCAACGACCTGCTCGCGTTCGCGCTGGCCGGCACGTGTCAGCGCATCGAGCAGGTGCGCTGCATGGAGCTGCACGACTACGCCAGTTACGACGGCGAAGAAGTCATGAGCTACATGGGGTTCGCCCGGCCCATGGACGAAATACCGATGTTGCTGCAGCCGGGCATTCTCAGCATCGCCTGGGGAACCGCGATCCGCCAGCTGGCCGCTGGACTGGGCATCGAGGTCGACGAGATCGCCGAGTCCTACCAGCGTGAGCCGGCGCCGGAAGACTTCGACATCGCCATCGGCCGCGTGGCCAAGGGCACGGTTGCCGTGCTGCAGTTCGAGATTCGCGGCATGGTCAAGGGTCACCCCGCCATCGTCATCGAGCACGTCACCAGGCTGCGGCCCGACCTGCGACCCGACCTGCCGCGCCCCGCCTCCGGCGACGGCTCGTACCGCATCGAGATCACCGGCGAGCCGTCGTATGCCGTCGACATCATTCCCAGCAGCCGCAAGGGCGACCACAACCACGCCGCCATCGCCGGCGCGGCGGGCCGGATCGTCAACGCGATCCCGGACGTGATCGCCGCGCCGCAGGGCATCCGGACGACGCTCGATCTGCCGCTGGTGACCGGCAAAGGCCTTTACGCGCCAAGCACTTTGGTGACCACCTAAACGAAAGGAGACCCGCGTGGGTCGGGTAGACGGCAAGGTAGCGCTCATCAGTGGTGGCGCCGGGGGTATGGGAGCCGAAGACGCGCGGCTGCTGGTCGAAGAGGGCGCCAAGGTCGTCATCGGCGACATTCTGGACGACCAGGGCAAGGCGCTGGCCGACGAGATCGGCGACTCCGCGCGCTACGTCCATCTCGACGTCACCCAGCCCGATCAGTGGGACGCCGCCGTGGCCACCGCGATCGGCGAATTCGGCAAGCTCAACGTATTGGTCAACAATGCCGGCACCGTTGCGCTCGGCCCGCTGAAGAGTTTCGATCTGGCCAAGTGGCAGAAGGTAATCGACGTCAACCTCACCGGGACGTTCCTGGGCATGCGGGCTTCG from Mycobacterium shigaense includes these protein-coding regions:
- a CDS encoding nuclear transport factor 2 family protein, translating into MTESRPPFPPFTHETAIQKVQAAEDSWNTRDPEKVSLAYTPDSQWRNRSEHVVGRAEIVAFLTRKWRRELDYVLRKSLWDFHDNRIAVRFQYECHDATGQWYRSYGNELWEFAPSGLMARREASINDVPIEESERRYFGPRPAAEHGQDIPLW
- a CDS encoding Re/Si-specific NAD(P)(+) transhydrogenase subunit alpha; translation: MTEPQANAIRVGVVAESGTDERRVALVPKAVASLVNSGVAVVVESGAGERALLPDELYTQAGATIGDAWSADVVVKVAPPTADEVGKLHSGQTLIGFLAPRNAENVIGALTQAGVQAFALEAIPRISRAQAMDALSSQGNVSGYKAVLLAASESTRFFPMLTTAAGTVKPATVLVLGVGVAGLQALATAKRLGARTTGYDVRPEVADQVRSVGAQWLDIGIDAAGEGGYARELTESERAQQQQALEKAISGFDVVITTALVPGRPAPRLVTAAAVQAMKPGSVVVDLAGETGGNCELTEPGRTVVKHDVTIASPFNLPATMPEHASELYSKNITALLDLLIADGKLAPDFDDEVVAESCVTRGKDS
- a CDS encoding NAD(P) transhydrogenase subunit alpha; amino-acid sequence: MYDELLANLAILVLSGFVGFAVISKVPNTLHTPLMSGTNAIHGIVVLGALVVFGEVEHPSLAVQIILFVAVVFGTLNVIGGFIVTDRMLGMFKGKKPAKADEVAK
- a CDS encoding NAD(P)(+) transhydrogenase (Re/Si-specific) subunit beta, with protein sequence MNYLVTTLYIISFALFIYGLMGLTGPKTAVRGNLIAAVGMVIAVGATLIKIRHTESWVLIIAGLVVGVLLGVPPARLTKMTAMPQLVAFFNGVGGGTVALIALAEFIETKGFSAFQHGESPTVHIVVASLFAAIIGSISFWGSIIAFGKLQEIISGSPIGFGRAQQPINLLLLVAAVAAAVVIGLHAHPGTGGAPLWWMIGLLVAAGVLGLMVVLPIGGADMPVVISLLNAMTGLSAAAAGLALNNTAMIVAGMIVGASGSILTNLMAKAMNRSIPAIVAGGFGGGGVAPSGGDGGDKTVKATSAADAAIQMAYANQVIVVPGYGLAVAQAQHAVKDMASLLESKGVTVKYAIHPVAGRMPGHMNVLLAEAEVDYDAMKDMDDINDEFARTDVAIVIGANDVTNPAARNDASSPIYGMPILNVDKAKSVIVLKRSMNSGFAGIDNPLFYGEGTSMLFGDAKKSVTEVAEELKAL
- a CDS encoding TetR/AcrR family transcriptional regulator, coding for MSSESSTANGLTRREELLAVATKLFAARGYHGTRMDDVADVIGLNKATVYHYYASKSLILFDIYRQAAEGTLAAVHDDPSWTAREALYQYTVRLLTGIAADPERAAVYFQEQPYITEWFTDEQVAEVREKEAQVYHHVHGLIDRGIASGEFYECDSHVLALGYIGMTLGSYRWLRPSGRRSAKEIAAEFSTALLRGLIRDEGVRTTSPLGP
- a CDS encoding NAD(P)H-dependent amine dehydrogenase family protein, whose protein sequence is MAIRVAHVGTGNVGRLALAELVTNPQFELTGVCVSTPEKVGKDAGELCGIGLDVPVETGVKAVNDLDTLLATKPECVVYCAMGDTRLPDAMADVMRILAAGVNVVGSSPGLLQFPWGVMPDKYIGRVEDAAKQGNSSIFISGVDPGFANDLLAFALAGTCQRIEQVRCMELHDYASYDGEEVMSYMGFARPMDEIPMLLQPGILSIAWGTAIRQLAAGLGIEVDEIAESYQREPAPEDFDIAIGRVAKGTVAVLQFEIRGMVKGHPAIVIEHVTRLRPDLRPDLPRPASGDGSYRIEITGEPSYAVDIIPSSRKGDHNHAAIAGAAGRIVNAIPDVIAAPQGIRTTLDLPLVTGKGLYAPSTLVTT